A window of Thermus filiformis genomic DNA:
CACCCGCCCCCCCGGGGTGTCTATGAGGAGGACCACGCCGCTTGCCCCCTCCCGTTCCGCCCGGGAGAGGGCCTGGTCCACGAAGACGGCCAGGGCCGGGTCTATCTCGCCCTCTATGGGCACCAGGTAGGTCCTGGCCAGGGCCAGGCCCAGGAAGCTGAGAAGGACCAGGATCCGCTTCATACCGGTTTATTTAGATTCACTCACAGCGTCCACACCTACACTCCGGCCCCCACCGGTAAGGGGACCTAAGCCTGCCTTCCGCCCCTCCCACAGTCCCTGGACCAGGACGGGCTTGAGGGGGGACAAGTCCCTCGGCACCTCGAGCCCAAGGAGGGGAAGGAAGAAGCCTACCCGCAGGACCCTCCAGGGATTAGCGCCGTAGGAGTTCCTTCCGTCGGTAACCTCCTTCCGGCTCCCCGGCAAGCCCTGCGGGCTTAACAGAAGCATGGCCTTTTCGGCCTTGCCTACCTCACGAGACCAACGACGCTTCAGGTAGGGGTTCGTCTCATGCCTTCTCCTTTCCTCCAGCTCCCCCGCCTTCTCCCGGTAGAACGCCTCTGCGTTCTCCCGGAAACGGGGGTCCGCAAGCAGGGCCTCGTAGTGCTTGGGTAGCCTCTCCTCAAACCCCAAGGCCCTCCTCCCGATGACGTAGGCGGCGGCCACGTCCTTGGAGAGGGAGAGCTGGGGTGCATACTTGAGCATTCCGATGGTAGAGGTGTCCTGTGGGTTGACCTGGACGACCTCCACGCCCCGCTTCTTGGCCAAGGCGTGGATCTTGTTTAGGAGGGAGGCGTAGGCGAAGCGGTGCTGCCACCTGCGGAAGGCCCTTCCGGAGCCGTCCCTCCGCCGGGACTTGCGCAGGTACTTCAGGCGCTCGGTGGCGATGGCCACCCCGTGGGTGGCGGCGAAGTCCACCGCCCGGTGGGCCACCGTCCAAAGCAGGGTCTCCTTGGCCCCCCGGTTGGGGGCCCGGTCTAACTCTTCCAGGGAGAGGGCGAGGTGCTGGCGCAGGTTCCCGTCCGGCCCCACCAAGGCCAGGGCGAGGTGGTAAGGGTCGGCGTTCACGTCCACGCCGAGGACCCCGTTGTCTTTGGTGCAGGTCAGGGGCGGGGCCTTCTCCTCCCAGGTGAAGCTGGCGTAGACCTGGCCGTCCTTGAGGGTGAGCTCCACGTTGTAGGGCTCTGACGCGTACACCCTCCGAAGGAGCTGGCCCAGGTTGGGATGGGAGGTCTGGACCAGGGTGTAAGCATAAGTGCCGTTGCCCAGGTTAATCCGGAGCCATAGGGCTCCTTTTTCCACTTCAAGTCGGAGGTTGAGGTTCCCGCCCTTGGCTTTTTCCCCACGGGCGTATAGGAGCCCCTGACGCCTTTCCCTCCACTCTCGCTTTCTCTGCTTAAGGAGCTTGGAGTCGTGCTTCTTCCGAAGGTCAAAGAAGAGCTTCCTTCCGCCAAAAACCACCTTCCGGGGGTCTCTACCGAGCTCCCGGGCAGAGGATAGGGCCATCTCCGCTTTGAGAACAGCGTCGTCTGCGTAGCGAGTGTTGAGGCTGAAGAGGGTACACAAAGGCCCGTCCCGCTTCTTGAGCTCCTTTCGCGACCCCCCTTCCAGCAGGCGGTTGTAGGAGAAGCGTTGAGCAGAAGAGAACCTACGCATGAGGTCCAGGACGGCTTGCCTGTCCTCCTCGTGAAGGAAGAGGAGCTTCGCCTGGATTCCCTGGAAGTAGCTCTGCCCCATAGCGGTCAGCGGTGCGGCCCTTATTCATAGGCTATTGTACGTCGGCGTATGCTTTTGTGGCCCCGCTCCTTCTTTGTCCTCCGCCATTGCTCCCCGATTCTTCCCCGAAGGGGACACCGAGCTGGTTGATTACTTCCACGAGGGAAGGATACGGCAAGAAAGGGTATCACCGCCTCCATTCTACGCTATCCTGGGGAGGATGCGGCTGGGCCTCATCGGCTACCCTCTGGACCACTCCCTCTCCCCGGCTATGCACAATCGGGCCCTGAGGGAGGTGGGCCTTTTGGGGGAGTACCTCCTCCTCCCCACGCCCCCGGAGGCCCTGGCGGGCCGGATGGCCGAGGTCCGGGCGGGGTTTTGGGGGGTGAACGTGACCGTGCCCCACAAGGAGGCGGTCCTTCCCTACCTGGACGGGCTTTCCCCCGAGGCCAGGGCCATCGGGGCGGTCAACACCATCGTCCGGGAGGGGGAGAAGCTGATCGGCCACAACACGGACGCCCCCGGCTTCCTGAGGGGGCTCGAGGAGGCGGGCCTCCTTTTCGAGCCCGCCCTGGTCCTGGGGGCGGGAGGTGCGGGCCGGGCGGTGGCCTACGCCCTGAAGGGGCGGGGCCTGGACGTCTACGTCTGGAACCGCACCCCCGGCCGGGCCCGGGCCCTGGCCGAGGAGATGGGCCTGCGGGAGGCCCCCCTGGAGTTCGCCCGGGAGGCCCGGCTCCTGGTCAACGCCACCCGGGTGGGCCTGATGGACCCGGAGGCCACCCCCTTGCCCCCCGACCTCCTCCCGAGGGAGGGAGGGGTGGTGGACCTGGTCTACCGGCCCCTCTGGACCCGCCTCCTGAGGGAGGCCCGCGCCCGGGGGCTCCGGGTCCAGCACGGCCTGTACATGCTGGTCTACCAGGGGGCCCTGGCCTTCCGCCTCTGGACGGGGCGGGAGGCCCCCGTGGCGGCCATGTTCCAGGCGGCCTGCGAGGCCCTTTCCGAGCCGATATGTCCCTAACCCTGAAGGCGCCGGTCCTCCACGAGGAGGTCATCCAGAAGAGCCGCTTCATCGCCAAGGCCGCCCCCGTGTCCAGCGAGGAGGAGGCCCTGGACTTCCTGAGGCGAAGCCGAGAGGTGGAGGCCACCCACAACTGCTACGCCTACAAGATCGGGAACCTCTACCGCTTCTCGGACGACGGCGAGCCCTCGGGCACCGCGGGCCGCCCCATCCTCCACGCCATAGAGGCCCAGGGTCTGGACCGGGTGGCGGTCCTGGTCGTCCGGTACTTCGGGGGGGTCAAGCTGGGGGCCTCCGGGCTGGTCCGGGCCTACGGGGGCGTGGCGGCGGAGGCCCTGAGGCGGGGGGAGAAGGTGCCCCTGGTGGAGCGGGTCCTTTGGGAGTTCCGCGTCCCCTACGCCCTGGCGGAGCGGGTCCACCGCCTGGTCCGGCCCCTCGAGGCCCACTACGACCCCCAGGGGGTGGTCTTCCGGGTGGAGGTGGCCCAGCCCGAGGCGGAGGCCTTGCGGAAGGCCTTGGAGGAGGCCACCCGGGGCCGGGTAGAATGGCGGACGTGAGACCACCCCAGCTCGGCCCAGGCTGGGACGGGCACCCCGGCGGGCAGCGCTCCTAAGGGGGTATGGGCGAAGGAAACGGGAGAAGAGGCGATGACCCCACTTTTTGACCTGGAGGAACCCCCCAAGCGGGTGCTTCTGGTGGACGGCCACCACCTGGCCTACCGCACCTTCTATGCCCTGAGCCTCACCACCTCCCGGGGGGAGCCGGTGCAGATGGTCTACGGCTTCGCCCGGAGCCTCCTCAAGGCCTTGAAGGAGGACGGACAGGCGGTGGTCGTGGTCTTTGACGCCAAGGCCCCCTCCTTCCGCCACGAGGCCTACGAGGCCTACAAGGCGGGCCGGGCCCCCACCCCGGAGGACTTCCCCCGCCAGCTCGCCTTGGTCAAGCGGCTGGTGGACCTTCTGGGCCTGGTCCGCCTCGAGGCCCCGGGGTACGAGGCGGACGACGTCCTGGGCACCCTGGCCAAGAAGGCCGAAAGGGAGGGGATGGAGGTGCGCATCCTCACGGGAGACCGGGACTTCTTCCAGCTCCTCTCCGAGAAGGTCTCGGTCCTCCTGCCGGACGGGACCCTGGTCACCCCAAAGGACGTCCAGGAGAAGTACGGGGTGCCCCCGGAGCGCTGGGTGGACTTCCGCGCCCTCACGGGGGACCGCTCGGACAACATCCCCGGGGTGGCGGGGATAGGGGAGAAGACCGCCCTTCGACTCCTCGCAGAGTGGGGGAGCGTGGAAAACCTCCTGAAGAACCTGGACCGGGTAAAGCCGGACTCGCTCCGGCGCAAGATAGAGGCGCACCTCGAGGACCTCCACCTCTCCTTAGACCTGGCCCGCATCCGCACCGACCTCCCCCTGGAGGTGGACTTTAAGGCCCTGCGCCGCAGGACCCCCGACCTGGAGGGCCTGAGGGCCTTTTTGGAGGAGCTGGAGTTCGGAAGCCTCCTCCACGAGTTCGGCCTCCTGGGAGGGGAGAAGCCCCGGGAGGAGGCCCCCTGGCCCCCGCCCGAAGGGGCCTTCGTGGGCTTCCTCCTTTCCCGCAAGGAGCCCATGTGGGCGGAGCTTCTGGCCCTGGCGGCGGCCTCGGAGGGCCGGGTCCACCGGGCAACAAGCCCGGTTGAGGCCCTGGCCGACCTCAAGGAGGCCCGGGGGTTCCTGGCCAAGGACCTGGCCGTTTTGGCCCTGCGGGAGGGGGTGGCCCTGGACCCCACGGACGACCCCCTCCTGGTGGCCTACCTCCTGGACCCGGCCAACACCCACCCCGAGGGGGTGGCCCGGCGCTACGGGGGCGAGTTCACGGAGGACGCAGCGGAGAGGGCCCTCCTCTCCGAGAGGCTCTTCCAGAACCTCTTTCCCCGGCTTTCCGAGAAGCTCCTCTGGCTCTACCAGGAGGTGGAGCGGCCCCTCTCCCGGGTCTTGGCCCACATGGAGGCCCGGGGGGTGAGGCTGGACGTCCCCCTTCTGGAGGCCCTCTCCTTTGAGCTGGAGAAGGAGATGGAGCGCCTGGAGGGGGAGGTCTTCCGTTTGGCCGGCCACCCCTTCAACCTCAACTCCCGCGACCAGCTGGAAAGGGTCCTCTTTGACGAGCTGGGCCTCACCCCGGTGGGCCGGACGGAGAAGACGGGCAAGCGCTCCACCGCCCAGGGGGCCCTGGAGGCCCTCCGGGGGGCCCACCCCATCGTGGAGCTCATCCTCCAGTACCGGGAGCTTTCCAAGCTCAAAAGCACCTACCTGGACCCCCTGCCCCGGCTCGTCCACCCGCGGACGGGCCGGCTCCACACCCGCTTCAACCAGACGGCCACGGCCACGGGAAGGCTTTCCAGCTCCGACCCCAACCTGCAGAACATCCCCGTGCGCACCCCCTTGGGGCAGCGCATCCGCAAGGCCTTCGTGGCCGAGGAGGGGTGGCTCCTTTTGGCGGCGGACTACTCCCAGATTGAGCTCCGGGTCCTGGCCCACCTCTCGGGGGACGAGAACCTGAAGCGGGTCTTCCGGGAGGGGAAGGACATCCATACCGAGACCGCCGCCTGGATGTTCGGCTTAGACCCCGCTCTGGTGGATCCAAAGATGCGCCGGGCGGCCAAGACGGTCAACTTCGGCGTCCTCTACGGGATGTCCGCCCACAGGCTCTCCCAGGAGCTCGGCATAGACTACAAGGAGGCGGAGGCCTTTATTGAGCGCTACTTCCAGAGCTTCCCCAAGGTGCGGGCCTGGATAGAAAGGACCCTGGAGGAGGGCCGGACGCGGGGCTACGTGGAGACCCTGTTCGGCAGGAGGCGCTATGTGCCCGACCTGGCCTCCCGGGTCCGCTCGGTGCGGGAGGCGGCGGAGCGGATGGCCTTCAACATGCCCGTGCAGGGCACCGCCGCCGACCTGATGAAGATCGCCATGGTCAAGCTCTTCCCCAGGCTAAAGCCCCTGGGGGCCCACCTCCTCCTCCAAGTGCACGACGAGCTGGTCCTGGAGGTGCCCGAGGACCGGGCCGAGGAGGCCAAGGCCCTGGTCAAGGAGGTCATGGAGAACGCCTACCCCCTGGACGTGCCCCTCGAGGTGGAGGTGGGCGTGGGTCGGGACTGGCTGGAGGCGAAGCAGGATTGAAGTGGTGAAGTGGTGAAGCGGTGAAGTGGTGAAGCGATGAAGTGGTGAAGTGGTGAAGCGAAAAGACCTTTACCCCTCCATCGCCTCATCGCTTCCTCGCTTCACCGCTTCATCGCCTCATCGCTTCTGATATATTCACCCCCATGAGGCGCTACTTCGGCACCGACGGGGTGCGGGGCGAGGCGGGCAAGCCCCCCCTCACCCCGGAGTTCGTCCTCCGCCTGGGCCAGGCGGCGGGGGCCTACCTCCGGGCGCAGGACCCCAGGCCGGTGGTCCTCCTGGGCAAGGACACCCGGCTTTCCTCCGACCTCCTCGAGGCCGCCCTGGCCGCCGGGCTCATGAGCCAGGGGGTGCGGGTGGAGCATCTGGGGGTCCTTCCCACCCCCGGCGTGGCCCACCTCACCCGGGCGCTTTCGGCCACGGCGGGGGCCATGATCTCCGCCAGCCACAACCCCTACCAGGACAACGGCATCAAGTTCTTCGGCCCCTCGGGGGAGAAGCTCTCTGACGAGGCGGAGGAGGCGATAGAGGCCCTTCTGGAGGAGGACCACCCCACCCGGGGCATCGGCACCGTGGGGGACTTCCGCGAGGCGGAGCGGATGTACCTGGACTTCCTCCTGAAGCGGGCCCCCGATCTCTCGGGCCTCCGGGTGGGGGTGGACGCGGCCAACGGGGCCACCTACCGCCTGGCCCCCCGGGTCTTCCAGCGAGCCGGGGCGGAGGTCATGGCCTTCTTCACCGCCCCGGACGGCCGGAACATCAACGCGGGCTGTGGCTCCACCCACCCCGAGGTCCTGAGCCGCCTGGTGGTGGAGCTGGGCCTGGACCTGGGGGTGGCCTTTGACGGGGACGGGGACCGGGTGGTCTTCGTGGACCGCAAGGGGCGGCTCTTCCACGGGGACCACGTCCTCTACCTGAACGCCCTCCACCGGGGGGAAAAGGGGGTGGTGGGCACCCTGATGAGCAACATGGCCCTCGAGGCCCGCCTGAGGGCCAGGGGGGTGGCCTTCCACCGGGCCCCGGTGGGGGACCGGTACGTCCTGGAGAGGATGAAGGAGGAGGGCCTCCTCCTGGGAGGGGAGCCCTCGGGCCACGTGATCTTCCTGGACCACGCCCCCACCGGGGACGGCCTCCTCACCGCCCTCCTCACCCTGGGCGCCCTGCGGGCGCTGGGGGGGGACCTGGCCGACTGGTACGAGGCCCTGCCCCTTTACCCCCAGGTCCTGGTGAACGTCCGGGTCCGGGACAAGGCCCAGGTGGTGGCCCACCCCAGGCTCCAGGAGGCGGTGCGCCGGGCCGAGGAGCGGCTTAGGGGGGA
This region includes:
- a CDS encoding IS200/IS605 family accessory protein TnpB-related protein, which produces MGQSYFQGIQAKLLFLHEEDRQAVLDLMRRFSSAQRFSYNRLLEGGSRKELKKRDGPLCTLFSLNTRYADDAVLKAEMALSSARELGRDPRKVVFGGRKLFFDLRKKHDSKLLKQRKREWRERRQGLLYARGEKAKGGNLNLRLEVEKGALWLRINLGNGTYAYTLVQTSHPNLGQLLRRVYASEPYNVELTLKDGQVYASFTWEEKAPPLTCTKDNGVLGVDVNADPYHLALALVGPDGNLRQHLALSLEELDRAPNRGAKETLLWTVAHRAVDFAATHGVAIATERLKYLRKSRRRDGSGRAFRRWQHRFAYASLLNKIHALAKKRGVEVVQVNPQDTSTIGMLKYAPQLSLSKDVAAAYVIGRRALGFEERLPKHYEALLADPRFRENAEAFYREKAGELEERRRHETNPYLKRRWSREVGKAEKAMLLLSPQGLPGSRKEVTDGRNSYGANPWRVLRVGFFLPLLGLEVPRDLSPLKPVLVQGLWEGRKAGLGPLTGGGRSVGVDAVSESK
- a CDS encoding shikimate dehydrogenase, with translation MRLGLIGYPLDHSLSPAMHNRALREVGLLGEYLLLPTPPEALAGRMAEVRAGFWGVNVTVPHKEAVLPYLDGLSPEARAIGAVNTIVREGEKLIGHNTDAPGFLRGLEEAGLLFEPALVLGAGGAGRAVAYALKGRGLDVYVWNRTPGRARALAEEMGLREAPLEFAREARLLVNATRVGLMDPEATPLPPDLLPREGGVVDLVYRPLWTRLLREARARGLRVQHGLYMLVYQGALAFRLWTGREAPVAAMFQAACEALSEPICP
- a CDS encoding IMPACT family protein, translated to MSLTLKAPVLHEEVIQKSRFIAKAAPVSSEEEALDFLRRSREVEATHNCYAYKIGNLYRFSDDGEPSGTAGRPILHAIEAQGLDRVAVLVVRYFGGVKLGASGLVRAYGGVAAEALRRGEKVPLVERVLWEFRVPYALAERVHRLVRPLEAHYDPQGVVFRVEVAQPEAEALRKALEEATRGRVEWRT
- the polA gene encoding DNA polymerase I translates to MTPLFDLEEPPKRVLLVDGHHLAYRTFYALSLTTSRGEPVQMVYGFARSLLKALKEDGQAVVVVFDAKAPSFRHEAYEAYKAGRAPTPEDFPRQLALVKRLVDLLGLVRLEAPGYEADDVLGTLAKKAEREGMEVRILTGDRDFFQLLSEKVSVLLPDGTLVTPKDVQEKYGVPPERWVDFRALTGDRSDNIPGVAGIGEKTALRLLAEWGSVENLLKNLDRVKPDSLRRKIEAHLEDLHLSLDLARIRTDLPLEVDFKALRRRTPDLEGLRAFLEELEFGSLLHEFGLLGGEKPREEAPWPPPEGAFVGFLLSRKEPMWAELLALAAASEGRVHRATSPVEALADLKEARGFLAKDLAVLALREGVALDPTDDPLLVAYLLDPANTHPEGVARRYGGEFTEDAAERALLSERLFQNLFPRLSEKLLWLYQEVERPLSRVLAHMEARGVRLDVPLLEALSFELEKEMERLEGEVFRLAGHPFNLNSRDQLERVLFDELGLTPVGRTEKTGKRSTAQGALEALRGAHPIVELILQYRELSKLKSTYLDPLPRLVHPRTGRLHTRFNQTATATGRLSSSDPNLQNIPVRTPLGQRIRKAFVAEEGWLLLAADYSQIELRVLAHLSGDENLKRVFREGKDIHTETAAWMFGLDPALVDPKMRRAAKTVNFGVLYGMSAHRLSQELGIDYKEAEAFIERYFQSFPKVRAWIERTLEEGRTRGYVETLFGRRRYVPDLASRVRSVREAAERMAFNMPVQGTAADLMKIAMVKLFPRLKPLGAHLLLQVHDELVLEVPEDRAEEAKALVKEVMENAYPLDVPLEVEVGVGRDWLEAKQD
- the glmM gene encoding phosphoglucosamine mutase gives rise to the protein MRRYFGTDGVRGEAGKPPLTPEFVLRLGQAAGAYLRAQDPRPVVLLGKDTRLSSDLLEAALAAGLMSQGVRVEHLGVLPTPGVAHLTRALSATAGAMISASHNPYQDNGIKFFGPSGEKLSDEAEEAIEALLEEDHPTRGIGTVGDFREAERMYLDFLLKRAPDLSGLRVGVDAANGATYRLAPRVFQRAGAEVMAFFTAPDGRNINAGCGSTHPEVLSRLVVELGLDLGVAFDGDGDRVVFVDRKGRLFHGDHVLYLNALHRGEKGVVGTLMSNMALEARLRARGVAFHRAPVGDRYVLERMKEEGLLLGGEPSGHVIFLDHAPTGDGLLTALLTLGALRALGGDLADWYEALPLYPQVLVNVRVRDKAQVVAHPRLQEAVRRAEERLRGEGRVSVRPSGTEPLVRIMVEGPEGLIQEVAEALKKEVEALDGAR